From Desulfovibrio desulfuricans, a single genomic window includes:
- a CDS encoding HAD-IIA family hydrolase: MDWSKKRCVVLDMDGTVYLGHIPIDGAVGFIQRHWNSLDFYFLSNNTSKSPFTYVDKLNGMGIAAREDLLLSPVTPLVDFLRANGILRVFPVGNADFQHDLLKRMPELQLVEEGAQAVVLAYDTELTYHKLARSALLLQDSSVLFLATHPDLVCPSPEGPLPDVGSFISLYATATGRKPQHIFGKPDPAVLAPLLAHYRKEEMIMVGDRLSTDMQLARNAGIDSILVLSGEATRADLAREEHQPTLVLEDLGHADKDWA; the protein is encoded by the coding sequence ATGGATTGGTCAAAAAAACGTTGCGTTGTGCTTGATATGGACGGCACCGTCTACCTCGGTCATATCCCAATTGATGGGGCCGTGGGCTTTATTCAGCGGCACTGGAACAGTCTGGATTTTTATTTTCTGAGCAACAATACCTCCAAATCTCCATTCACCTATGTGGACAAGCTCAACGGCATGGGCATTGCCGCGCGCGAAGACCTGCTGCTCTCGCCCGTGACGCCTCTGGTAGATTTTTTGCGCGCCAATGGCATCTTGCGCGTTTTCCCCGTGGGCAATGCCGATTTTCAGCATGATCTGCTCAAGCGCATGCCCGAGCTGCAACTGGTGGAAGAGGGCGCGCAGGCCGTGGTGCTGGCCTATGATACGGAACTCACCTACCACAAACTTGCCCGCTCTGCCTTGCTGTTGCAGGACAGTTCGGTGCTCTTCCTTGCCACGCACCCTGATCTGGTGTGCCCCTCGCCCGAAGGCCCGCTGCCGGATGTGGGCAGCTTCATCAGCCTGTACGCCACGGCCACGGGCAGAAAGCCGCAACATATTTTTGGCAAGCCCGACCCAGCCGTGCTCGCGCCTCTGCTGGCGCACTACCGCAAGGAAGAAATGATCATGGTTGGCGACCGCCTGAGTACGGATATGCAGCTTGCGCGCAATGCTGGCATTGATTCCATTCTGGTGCTCAGCGGCGAAGCCACGCGCGCCGATCTTGCCAGGGAGGAGCATCAGCCGACTCTGGTGCTTGAAGACCTGGGCCACGCCGATAAAGACTGGGCATAA
- a CDS encoding P-II family nitrogen regulator, whose amino-acid sequence MQMIRTIIRPEKTTEVLSELLSAGFPAVTKLDVVGRGKQKGIMVGDIQYDEIPKQMLMLVVSDEDKDDAIRVILRVAKTGDGHFGDGRIFVSSVSEAWTISSGKSGL is encoded by the coding sequence ATGCAGATGATTCGCACGATTATTCGGCCTGAAAAGACCACCGAGGTTCTCTCCGAGCTGCTGTCAGCGGGCTTTCCCGCCGTTACCAAGCTTGATGTGGTGGGCCGTGGCAAGCAGAAAGGCATCATGGTTGGCGATATCCAGTACGACGAAATTCCCAAGCAGATGCTCATGCTTGTGGTCAGCGATGAAGACAAGGACGATGCTATCCGCGTTATCCTGCGCGTGGCAAAAACGGGCGACGGTCACTTTGGCGATGGCAGAATCTTTGTTTCAAGCGTCAGCGAGGCCTGGACCATCAGCAGCGGCAAGTCCGGCCTGTAG
- a CDS encoding class I SAM-dependent methyltransferase, which yields MTAKNSTREFWNSRAESFPRYEAGADTYEGRMLQLARDNGVDFRGKTVLDVGCGSGMYTIRLAQEAATVTAVDISDEMLRILMQDAAAQGLANIRPVLSDWEHFALDERFQIVFASMTPALSDDAAREKLQHYALEQVVFMGFNERKTSDVMAGLYTHYGITPPQFADAPDMRAWLEGRRMPYTALPVDGQWIVPHTRDQLLGACAANLRARGAEPDMAHLAAHIENFRNQNGEYVERTEYSLEMLIWQIS from the coding sequence ATGACAGCCAAAAACAGCACCAGGGAATTCTGGAACAGCAGGGCTGAGTCCTTTCCCCGCTATGAAGCCGGGGCCGACACCTACGAGGGCCGCATGCTCCAACTGGCGCGCGACAACGGCGTGGATTTTCGCGGCAAAACGGTCCTGGATGTGGGCTGCGGCAGCGGCATGTACACCATCCGCCTTGCGCAGGAGGCCGCAACGGTCACTGCCGTAGATATATCTGACGAAATGCTCCGCATCCTCATGCAGGATGCCGCCGCGCAGGGCCTTGCCAACATCCGGCCCGTGCTTTCAGACTGGGAACACTTTGCCCTTGATGAGCGCTTTCAGATTGTTTTTGCTTCCATGACCCCGGCCCTGAGCGATGACGCCGCCCGCGAAAAGCTGCAGCACTACGCGCTCGAGCAGGTGGTCTTTATGGGTTTTAACGAGCGCAAAACTTCGGATGTCATGGCCGGGCTGTACACGCATTACGGCATTACGCCGCCGCAGTTTGCCGACGCCCCCGACATGCGCGCATGGCTTGAGGGCCGCCGCATGCCCTATACTGCACTGCCTGTTGACGGCCAATGGATTGTGCCACACACCCGCGACCAGTTGCTTGGAGCCTGCGCCGCCAACCTGCGCGCCCGTGGCGCTGAGCCGGATATGGCCCACCTGGCTGCCCATATTGAAAATTTTCGCAACCAGAACGGGGAATATGTGGAACGCACGGAATATTCCCTTGAAATGCTGATCTGGCAGATATCCTAA
- the nifD gene encoding nitrogenase molybdenum-iron protein alpha chain, with translation MSIDANAVVLERYNAKVFKNRKEHMLKVNPAEDQIIIANTRAIPGIMTNRGCCYAGCKGVVLGPIKDMVTITHGPVGCGFYSWGTRRNKAKAEGDTPNYIQYCFTTDMQEPDIVFGGTKKLKKAIDEIMELMHPKTIMIAATCPVGLIGDDIQAVAAEAEQEYGIRCVAYSCEGYKGVSQSAGHHIANNGLMKRVIGTGDYEPATKYSINILGEYNIGGDGWEQERILKKIGYEVVSVFTGDGEVERIASSHKANLNLVQCHRSINYIAEMMKTKYGVDWLKVNFIGLEGTVQSLRDMAAYFGDPELAQRTEQVIAEELAEVQDQMAAYKARLNGKTAALFVGGSRSHHYQGLLQDLGIKTVLAGYEFGHRDDYEGREIIPNIKDDADSKNIEHITVEKDEKKYHAYLTQEQYDKLAAEIPLEKYHGMIRDMDEGTYVVDDLNMYEAEKFMEILKPDMFFSGIKDKYALQKAGTLSRQLHSYDYSGPYAGFKGATQFGYDLCMGYFTPAWHMVTPPWKNRATLQGTVGE, from the coding sequence ATGAGTATTGACGCCAACGCAGTAGTGCTTGAGCGCTACAACGCCAAGGTCTTCAAGAACCGCAAGGAGCACATGCTCAAGGTCAATCCTGCGGAAGACCAGATTATTATCGCCAACACGCGTGCCATTCCCGGCATCATGACCAACCGGGGCTGCTGTTACGCTGGCTGCAAGGGCGTTGTGCTCGGCCCCATCAAGGACATGGTTACGATCACCCACGGCCCTGTGGGCTGCGGCTTCTATAGCTGGGGTACGCGCCGCAACAAGGCCAAGGCAGAAGGGGATACCCCCAATTACATCCAGTACTGCTTTACCACGGACATGCAGGAACCGGACATCGTCTTTGGCGGCACCAAGAAGCTCAAGAAGGCCATTGATGAAATCATGGAGCTTATGCACCCCAAGACCATCATGATCGCCGCCACCTGCCCTGTGGGCCTGATCGGTGACGACATTCAGGCCGTGGCCGCAGAAGCTGAACAAGAATACGGCATCCGCTGCGTGGCATATAGCTGCGAGGGTTACAAGGGCGTAAGCCAGTCGGCGGGCCACCATATCGCCAACAACGGTCTTATGAAGCGCGTTATCGGAACTGGCGATTATGAACCCGCCACCAAGTATTCGATCAACATCCTTGGCGAATACAACATCGGCGGCGACGGCTGGGAACAGGAACGCATCCTTAAAAAGATTGGCTACGAAGTTGTTTCGGTGTTCACGGGCGACGGAGAAGTGGAACGCATAGCCAGCTCGCACAAGGCAAACCTGAACCTCGTGCAGTGCCACCGCTCCATCAACTACATCGCCGAAATGATGAAGACCAAGTACGGCGTGGACTGGCTCAAGGTCAACTTTATCGGCCTGGAAGGAACGGTTCAGAGCCTGCGCGACATGGCTGCCTACTTTGGCGATCCAGAGCTTGCGCAGCGTACCGAGCAGGTTATCGCCGAAGAACTGGCCGAGGTGCAGGATCAGATGGCGGCCTACAAGGCCCGCCTCAACGGCAAGACCGCAGCCCTCTTTGTGGGCGGCAGCCGCTCGCACCACTACCAGGGCCTGCTGCAGGATCTGGGCATCAAGACAGTGCTTGCCGGGTACGAATTCGGCCACCGCGACGACTACGAAGGCCGGGAAATCATCCCCAACATCAAGGACGACGCGGACAGCAAGAACATCGAACACATCACCGTGGAAAAGGACGAAAAGAAGTATCACGCCTACCTTACGCAGGAACAGTACGACAAGCTGGCCGCCGAGATCCCGCTTGAAAAGTACCACGGCATGATACGCGACATGGATGAGGGCACTTACGTGGTTGACGACCTCAACATGTACGAAGCTGAAAAATTTATGGAAATCCTCAAGCCCGACATGTTCTTCTCCGGCATCAAGGACAAGTACGCGCTGCAAAAGGCCGGCACGCTCTCGCGCCAGTTGCACAGCTACGATTACAGCGGGCCTTACGCGGGTTTCAAGGGCGCAACGCAGTTCGGTTACGACCTCTGCATGGGTTACTTTACCCCCGCGTGGCACATGGTAACCCCGCCCTGGAAGAACCGCGCCACCCTGCAAGGAACTGTGGGAGAATAG
- a CDS encoding P-II family nitrogen regulator → MQEIVAMVRANMVAATKNALSKAGCPSFSCTKCLGRGKKGMDPATLRMVMESGELPRTPAGESLTEVGRLIPKRLFNICVPDEKVEAVVKAIIEANSTGHPGDGKIFVMPVEESYVVRTGERADA, encoded by the coding sequence ATGCAGGAAATAGTTGCAATGGTTCGGGCCAACATGGTGGCGGCTACCAAGAATGCCCTGTCCAAGGCCGGATGCCCCTCATTCTCATGCACCAAGTGCCTGGGACGCGGCAAAAAAGGCATGGATCCCGCCACCCTGCGCATGGTTATGGAAAGCGGCGAGCTGCCGCGCACTCCGGCGGGCGAATCCCTGACCGAAGTGGGCAGGCTGATCCCCAAGCGGTTGTTCAATATCTGCGTTCCCGATGAAAAGGTCGAAGCTGTGGTCAAGGCCATCATAGAAGCCAACAGCACCGGCCACCCCGGCGACGGAAAGATCTTTGTGATGCCGGTGGAAGAATCCTATGTGGTTCGCACGGGCGAGCGCGCTGACGCATAA
- a CDS encoding anaerobic glycerol-3-phosphate dehydrogenase subunit C yields the protein MSVRINPDKCIACTTCVVHCPVADATPKFLGPRMIGPAYERFRLLGLTEDPSLHYCANCKNCDISCPHGVPVSSLNMMARADQFKKHSPGLRDWVLGHGELMAKWLRLIPAALKNFGMLNPVTRMVLDALGIDKRAPLPAFAPQTFRQLMRHVHQPDHKRSVVFYPGCYVDVYDPRTGLDMVWAMNRAGYKVIVPEELVCCGLPMVANGFWQHARSNAEHNLKALGQWRDAGLPVVTGCPSCALMFRVDLPEYFPDVAEKYGACSLADAQEFLLDAVDSGDLSLKADGKQTLPDLKLIYHAPCHLRAQGNGLPGLELLRRLDGVTVENADAGCCGISGSYGFKKEKYDIAQTVGSELFAKVRESGAQAAVSECGTCRVQITHGSGKFSLHPVTILRQRLEAR from the coding sequence ATGAGCGTGCGCATCAATCCAGACAAATGCATAGCCTGCACCACCTGCGTGGTGCACTGCCCCGTGGCGGATGCGACCCCCAAATTCCTGGGGCCGCGCATGATAGGCCCTGCCTATGAGCGCTTTCGCCTGCTTGGGCTGACGGAAGACCCCTCGCTGCACTACTGCGCCAACTGCAAAAACTGCGATATCTCGTGCCCGCACGGCGTGCCGGTTTCCAGCCTCAACATGATGGCAAGGGCCGACCAGTTCAAAAAACACTCCCCCGGTCTGCGCGACTGGGTGCTCGGTCACGGCGAGCTTATGGCCAAGTGGCTGCGGCTCATTCCGGCGGCGCTCAAGAACTTCGGCATGCTCAATCCCGTTACCCGCATGGTGCTGGATGCGCTGGGTATCGACAAACGCGCGCCCCTGCCCGCCTTTGCGCCCCAGACATTCCGCCAGCTCATGCGCCATGTGCACCAGCCCGACCACAAGCGCAGTGTGGTTTTCTACCCCGGCTGCTACGTGGACGTGTATGACCCGCGCACCGGCCTTGATATGGTGTGGGCCATGAACCGCGCGGGCTACAAGGTCATTGTGCCCGAGGAACTTGTGTGCTGCGGCCTGCCAATGGTTGCCAACGGCTTTTGGCAGCATGCCCGCTCCAATGCGGAACATAACCTGAAAGCTCTGGGCCAGTGGCGCGATGCAGGGCTACCCGTGGTGACGGGCTGCCCCAGTTGCGCCCTCATGTTCCGGGTGGATCTGCCGGAATACTTCCCCGATGTGGCGGAAAAATACGGCGCATGCAGTCTTGCGGACGCGCAGGAATTTCTGCTGGATGCTGTGGACAGCGGCGACCTTTCGCTGAAGGCCGACGGCAAGCAAACCCTGCCCGACCTCAAGCTGATCTACCACGCGCCCTGCCATCTGCGGGCACAGGGCAACGGCCTGCCGGGGCTGGAACTGCTGCGCCGCCTTGACGGCGTGACCGTGGAAAATGCTGATGCAGGCTGCTGCGGCATTTCCGGCAGCTATGGCTTTAAAAAGGAAAAATACGACATTGCCCAGACTGTAGGCTCGGAACTGTTCGCCAAGGTACGCGAAAGCGGCGCGCAGGCGGCGGTTTCCGAGTGCGGCACCTGCCGCGTGCAGATAACGCACGGTTCCGGCAAATTCAGCCTGCACCCTGTCACCATTCTGCGGCAGCGGCTCGAAGCCCGCTAG
- the glpB gene encoding anaerobic glycerol-3-phosphate dehydrogenase subunit GlpB, whose protein sequence is MSRIVDVLVVGSGMAGLVAALAAADQGRSVRLLTTGMGSLAISGGSVDFLGYADGRFAADPWQGLAMLPEDHPYSLLGAESVRSAFQFFANVMEGQHWPMRPALSQDGTPRNTQLPTIMGTLKPTYLLPASLHTEALASAKKVLVLSVQGLRDCRPSLVVSQLRRYKSWADKEFTKGLLPSPFGDTHRAISALDLARMADKPHSRRWLLDALAPHAGKYDLILIPPLCGSKANPEVWQAVNAAAGCPVVEMLSIPPGVGGLRLRDALLQALNKHNFELVENTTVLRAETTGKTCTALVAEASGQERHHAARAFVTATGGILGGGMTLEPGQCWDSVFGIDITVPQDVSQWSEPKIFGNHLFSRMGVRVDRTMRPVDDAAVVRWQNVFFAGRSLGGYDYATEKSGHGVAIATGWQAGLMAAAAAAAGENQ, encoded by the coding sequence ATGAGCAGGATTGTTGACGTACTGGTGGTCGGCTCCGGCATGGCGGGCCTTGTGGCTGCCCTTGCCGCAGCGGATCAGGGCCGCAGCGTACGGCTGCTCACCACGGGCATGGGTTCGCTGGCTATCAGCGGCGGCTCGGTGGATTTTCTTGGTTACGCAGACGGCAGATTTGCCGCCGACCCGTGGCAGGGTCTGGCCATGTTGCCTGAAGACCATCCCTACAGCCTGCTTGGGGCAGAAAGCGTCCGCTCGGCCTTTCAGTTCTTTGCAAATGTGATGGAAGGCCAGCACTGGCCCATGCGCCCCGCCCTCTCGCAGGACGGCACCCCGCGCAACACCCAGTTGCCCACCATCATGGGAACGCTCAAACCCACCTATCTGCTGCCAGCCAGCCTGCACACAGAGGCGCTCGCCAGCGCAAAAAAAGTGCTGGTGCTCAGCGTGCAGGGCCTGCGCGACTGCCGTCCCTCCCTGGTGGTCAGCCAGTTGCGGCGCTACAAAAGCTGGGCCGACAAGGAATTTACCAAGGGGCTTTTGCCCTCGCCCTTTGGCGACACCCACCGCGCCATATCTGCGCTTGATCTGGCCCGCATGGCGGACAAGCCGCACAGCCGCCGCTGGCTGCTGGATGCGCTTGCCCCGCATGCCGGAAAGTACGACCTTATCCTTATTCCCCCGCTCTGCGGCAGCAAGGCCAATCCGGAAGTCTGGCAGGCGGTCAATGCCGCCGCTGGCTGCCCGGTGGTGGAAATGCTGTCCATCCCTCCGGGGGTTGGCGGCCTGCGCCTGCGCGACGCCCTGTTGCAGGCCCTGAACAAGCACAACTTTGAACTGGTGGAAAACACCACGGTTCTGCGCGCCGAAACAACTGGCAAAACCTGCACCGCCCTGGTGGCCGAGGCCTCCGGGCAGGAACGCCATCACGCCGCCCGCGCCTTTGTAACCGCCACCGGCGGCATCCTTGGCGGCGGTATGACGCTTGAACCCGGCCAGTGCTGGGATTCCGTGTTCGGCATCGACATCACCGTGCCGCAGGATGTTTCGCAGTGGTCAGAGCCGAAGATTTTCGGCAATCATCTGTTCTCGCGCATGGGTGTGCGCGTTGACCGCACCATGCGGCCTGTGGACGATGCCGCCGTAGTGCGCTGGCAAAACGTCTTTTTCGCCGGGCGCAGCCTTGGCGGATATGATTACGCAACAGAAAAAAGCGGTCACGGCGTTGCTATCGCCACGGGCTGGCAGGCGGGCCTCATGGCCGCCGCAGCCGCCGCTGCCGGGGAAAACCAATGA
- the ggt gene encoding gamma-glutamyltransferase — MSMNFLSLVSRKTLPVLMACGLLLPTATVKAQDEPQYTATISAATNPLSTRGVVTSPNYLASQAGLDVLRRGGTAVDAAIATASTLAVVYPQMCTLGGDNFWLIYNAKTGELKALNASGRSGEMATIDFYASKGLKKIPSRGYIAANTVPGVVSGWDAAYAYSKQSMGSKMKWKELLASATDYAANGFPVSTSLAYWSKINTNPNDSEFRNLQRFDAFRKAYLHADGSPYTVGEVMRLPDLAVTLNQLADKGAQVFYKGDIAKRIVADLQANGGLLTLNDFANHKADWVDPISVNYRGYKAVNFPPNTQGMASLEILNILNNFNIKAMGEGTADYYHALIEATKEAFVDRDKYLSDPDFVKIPLDYLLSAKHGKDQAARISMSKAATNLTPLDPKGDTIWLGVVDAQGNAVSLIQSIYHDFGSGIVAGGTGVLLQNRGSFFSLDPKHVNHLEPRKRTFHTLNPAMLLKDGKPYLVYGTMGGEGQPQTQAAIVTRVVDFGMTPQEAIAAPRWLYGRTWGASSNDLKLEGRIPQKVADELKRRGHPVRLIENYTDTMGHAGAILVDQATGVRQGGTDPRGDGAAVAY; from the coding sequence ATGTCCATGAATTTTCTCTCTCTGGTCAGCCGCAAAACCCTGCCGGTTCTCATGGCATGCGGCCTCTTACTGCCTACAGCGACAGTCAAGGCGCAGGATGAGCCCCAGTACACGGCGACCATTTCCGCCGCCACCAACCCCCTGAGCACCAGGGGCGTTGTTACCAGCCCCAACTATCTGGCCTCGCAGGCCGGGCTGGACGTGCTGCGGCGCGGCGGCACGGCGGTGGACGCGGCCATTGCCACCGCCTCCACCCTTGCGGTTGTCTACCCGCAGATGTGCACCCTGGGCGGCGACAACTTCTGGCTCATTTACAATGCCAAAACCGGCGAACTGAAGGCGCTCAACGCCAGCGGCCGCTCGGGCGAAATGGCTACCATTGATTTTTATGCCTCCAAAGGGCTGAAAAAAATCCCCTCCCGCGGCTACATTGCGGCCAATACAGTGCCCGGCGTGGTTTCCGGCTGGGATGCGGCCTATGCCTACAGCAAGCAGAGCATGGGCAGCAAAATGAAGTGGAAGGAGCTGCTCGCTTCCGCCACCGATTATGCCGCCAACGGCTTCCCCGTGAGCACGTCGCTGGCTTACTGGAGCAAGATCAACACCAATCCCAATGATTCGGAATTCCGCAACCTGCAACGCTTTGACGCCTTCCGCAAAGCCTATCTGCATGCAGACGGCAGCCCCTACACCGTGGGCGAAGTCATGCGCCTGCCTGATCTGGCCGTCACGCTGAACCAGCTTGCGGACAAGGGCGCACAGGTCTTTTACAAGGGCGACATCGCCAAACGTATTGTGGCCGACCTGCAAGCCAACGGCGGCCTGCTGACCCTCAACGACTTTGCCAACCACAAGGCGGACTGGGTTGACCCCATTTCCGTCAACTATCGTGGTTACAAGGCCGTGAACTTCCCGCCCAACACGCAGGGCATGGCCTCCCTTGAAATTCTGAACATCCTCAACAACTTCAACATCAAGGCCATGGGCGAAGGCACGGCGGATTACTACCACGCGCTGATCGAAGCCACCAAGGAAGCCTTTGTCGATCGCGACAAGTACCTCTCTGACCCTGATTTTGTAAAAATCCCTCTCGACTATCTGCTTTCCGCCAAGCACGGCAAGGATCAGGCCGCGCGCATCAGCATGAGCAAGGCAGCCACAAACCTTACGCCCCTTGACCCCAAGGGCGACACCATCTGGCTTGGCGTTGTGGATGCGCAGGGCAACGCGGTTTCGCTTATCCAGAGCATTTATCACGACTTTGGTTCCGGCATCGTTGCGGGCGGCACTGGCGTGCTGCTGCAAAACCGGGGCAGCTTCTTCTCCCTTGATCCCAAGCACGTGAACCATCTTGAGCCGCGCAAGCGCACCTTCCACACGCTGAACCCGGCAATGCTGCTCAAGGACGGCAAGCCCTACCTTGTGTATGGCACCATGGGCGGCGAAGGCCAGCCCCAGACCCAGGCCGCCATCGTTACCCGCGTGGTGGACTTTGGCATGACCCCGCAAGAAGCCATTGCCGCTCCCCGTTGGCTTTATGGCCGCACATGGGGCGCTTCTTCCAACGACCTCAAGCTTGAAGGCCGCATTCCCCAGAAAGTGGCGGACGAACTCAAGCGGCGCGGGCATCCCGTGCGCCTGATTGAAAACTACACCGACACCATGGGCCATGCGGGCGCGATCCTTGTGGATCAGGCCACCGGCGTGCGTCAGGGCGGTACGGACCCGCGCGGCGACGGCGCTGCCGTGGCCTACTAG
- the nifH gene encoding nitrogenase iron protein, with amino-acid sequence MRQVAIYGKGGIGKSTTTQNLNAGLGEMGKNIMIVGCDPKADSTRLILGGLAQQSVLDTLREEGEDIELDLVLKNGFKGIRCVESGGPEPGVGCAGRGIITSIGLLERLGAYTEDLDYVFYDVLGDVVCGGFAMPIREGKAQEIYIVASGEMMALYAANNICKGVKKYANTGGVRLGGIICNSRKVDGEAELVSAVAKEIGTQMIHFVPRDNMVQRAEINKQTVIEFDPTCGQADEYRTLAQKIDGNDMFIIPKPLSQERLEELLMEHGLMDA; translated from the coding sequence ATGCGTCAGGTAGCTATTTACGGCAAGGGCGGTATCGGCAAGTCCACCACCACACAGAACCTTAACGCCGGCCTTGGCGAAATGGGCAAGAACATCATGATCGTGGGTTGCGACCCCAAGGCCGACTCCACGCGCCTTATCCTGGGCGGCCTTGCCCAGCAGAGCGTGCTCGATACCCTGCGCGAAGAGGGTGAAGACATCGAGCTGGATCTGGTGCTCAAAAACGGCTTCAAGGGCATCCGCTGCGTGGAATCCGGCGGCCCCGAACCGGGCGTTGGCTGTGCCGGGCGCGGTATCATCACCTCCATCGGTCTGCTGGAACGCCTTGGCGCTTACACCGAAGACCTCGACTACGTGTTCTATGACGTTTTGGGCGACGTTGTGTGCGGCGGTTTCGCCATGCCCATCCGTGAAGGCAAGGCCCAGGAAATCTACATCGTGGCTTCGGGCGAAATGATGGCCCTCTACGCCGCCAACAACATCTGCAAGGGTGTCAAAAAGTACGCCAACACCGGCGGCGTGCGCCTTGGCGGCATCATCTGCAACAGCCGCAAGGTTGATGGCGAAGCCGAGCTTGTCTCTGCCGTTGCCAAAGAAATCGGCACCCAGATGATCCACTTTGTGCCGCGCGACAACATGGTGCAGCGCGCCGAAATCAACAAGCAGACCGTTATCGAATTTGACCCCACCTGCGGACAGGCCGACGAATACCGCACCCTGGCGCAGAAGATCGACGGTAACGACATGTTTATTATCCCCAAGCCCCTTTCCCAGGAACGGCTCGAAGAGCTGCTCATGGAACACGGCTTGATGGACGCCTAA
- the glpA gene encoding anaerobic glycerol-3-phosphate dehydrogenase subunit GlpA: protein MLETTVVVIGGGATGIGTLRDLCMRGVPAILLEQGGLAHGTSSRFHGLLHSGGRYAVGDNESARECIEENMIVRRIGRQCVEQTEGFFALTPEDDPAYVDRWVEACGRAGIEASEIDVKEALRLEPNMSPEVKRVFRVPDSCVDGFRLVLHNAMSARRHGGQMLTYHEVTGICQKNGKVCGVTAINKNTGETIEIACSVVVNAAGSWSGRIAALAGLDVAVSPDRGTLVVFNHRFTSRVVNRLHPGSDGDIFVPHGSITILGTTSIPTDRPDDTTPTSEEVLRLLKIGEPLFPDVRSYRILRAFAGTRPLYTPGNAAGRKASRNFHVMDHAEQGLDGMVSIFGGKLTTYRLMGERTADKVCAKLGVTAPCRTAEEAIVPDPDEATLSRAAKYFPVQGIQLMADRMGDDLTPVIERAEKADSNPLLCECEMVSMAEIECVARDASTHSLTDIRLRTRLGMGTCQGTFCSLRAVAALSEHDIPLEFSATDNVRRFLQERWGGLRPALWGMQAREMELGRAVYAGTLNLDGAAHEQDC from the coding sequence ATGCTTGAAACTACTGTTGTCGTCATCGGCGGCGGCGCAACAGGCATAGGAACCCTGCGCGATCTTTGCATGCGCGGCGTTCCTGCCATATTGCTCGAACAGGGCGGCCTGGCCCACGGCACAAGCTCGCGCTTTCACGGCCTGCTGCACAGCGGCGGCCGTTACGCCGTGGGAGATAATGAATCCGCGCGTGAATGTATTGAAGAAAACATGATCGTGCGGCGCATTGGCAGGCAGTGCGTGGAACAAACCGAAGGTTTTTTTGCGCTCACGCCCGAGGATGACCCCGCCTATGTGGATCGATGGGTTGAGGCCTGTGGCCGCGCGGGCATTGAAGCCTCTGAAATTGACGTCAAGGAAGCCCTGCGCCTTGAACCCAACATGTCGCCCGAGGTCAAACGCGTTTTCCGCGTGCCTGATTCCTGCGTGGACGGCTTCCGGCTGGTGCTGCACAACGCCATGTCGGCCAGGCGCCACGGCGGGCAAATGCTCACCTATCATGAAGTGACCGGCATCTGCCAGAAGAACGGCAAGGTCTGCGGCGTTACGGCCATCAACAAGAACACGGGCGAAACCATTGAGATTGCCTGTTCTGTTGTTGTCAACGCCGCCGGTTCATGGTCTGGCCGCATTGCGGCCCTGGCCGGTCTTGATGTGGCGGTTTCGCCCGACCGTGGCACGCTTGTGGTCTTTAACCACCGCTTTACCTCGCGCGTGGTCAACCGCCTGCACCCCGGCTCGGACGGCGACATTTTTGTGCCGCACGGTTCCATCACCATTCTTGGCACCACGTCCATACCCACCGACAGGCCGGACGACACTACCCCCACCAGCGAGGAAGTGCTGCGCCTGCTCAAAATCGGTGAGCCGCTGTTCCCCGATGTGCGCAGCTACCGCATTTTGCGCGCCTTTGCGGGCACACGCCCCCTCTACACGCCGGGCAACGCCGCCGGGCGCAAGGCCAGCCGCAACTTCCATGTTATGGATCACGCCGAGCAGGGCCTTGACGGCATGGTTTCCATTTTCGGCGGCAAGCTGACCACCTACCGCCTCATGGGCGAACGCACCGCAGACAAGGTTTGCGCCAAGCTCGGCGTCACCGCCCCCTGCCGCACCGCAGAAGAAGCCATTGTGCCGGATCCGGACGAAGCCACACTTTCCCGCGCCGCCAAGTACTTTCCTGTGCAGGGCATCCAGCTTATGGCCGACCGCATGGGCGATGACCTGACCCCTGTGATCGAACGCGCGGAAAAGGCCGATTCCAACCCCCTGCTCTGCGAATGCGAGATGGTCAGCATGGCGGAAATTGAATGCGTGGCGCGCGACGCCTCCACCCATTCGCTGACGGATATCCGCCTGCGCACACGTCTGGGCATGGGCACCTGCCAGGGAACGTTCTGCTCCTTGCGGGCAGTGGCCGCACTTTCCGAACACGACATTCCCCTTGAATTTTCAGCTACCGACAACGTGCGGCGCTTCCTTCAGGAGCGCTGGGGCGGTCTGCGCCCGGCCCTGTGGGGCATGCAGGCGCGTGAAATGGAACTTGGCCGCGCCGTATACGCGGGAACACTCAATCTTGATGGAGCCGCCCATGAGCAGGATTGTTGA